Part of the Cydia pomonella isolate Wapato2018A chromosome 8, ilCydPomo1, whole genome shotgun sequence genome is shown below.
TCAGGGCTCGGCGAAGGCAGGATTCTCAGAGCCGCAGATaggctgccatccgtccgggggTGTCAAGAAGTGTCCGGAGAAAACCCattttcatgtaaggaagcatataaaaactacatgtaaaattaaaggtcttgttttaaaaaaatattattttcggactcgtccggggaaaaaatgcgatttacgccaaatgtccgggtttttttgaatctttgtccgggcttggcgaaattcgagatggcagccctagcCGCAGACGGTGTGTAAAGCGGTCATGATCACAAAGTGTAAAGTTTTGGTTGACTCGAACTGAATCATCGAACCTCCAAAGGGGTTTGCCGACGAGTGTTATAAGCAgagcccgtacttttcatgccgttgacagaaaaatgacgtcacgctacatagagtatgattccaattaatattttcgtaataattaatcatttatcaacctctttacgtaagttatacatatacttgacaatcagtacagaaacgtctaactgactctcatcttattgtcactcaaatcaataatagattattaatttattaaatatagtttgtcaaagggctatctcatttcaaacatagacagagggagtcacactatctttgtcttacactagtactagcatccaaaagaaaaggatgagtatagttttttttgttcttatttactgacaaattggtttgaccaactataatacatatttttgatttttaacagcgtaataagcttttattctcgtaacaagtatttattttgatacccgtcaataagtaagttatctaaatttgtagtattataaaacaatagatatttttgttcatagtttgtccgtgttcaagaacaaagttcggcaaattttgttttctagaaattgatcaatttggttccagtcatatttttcatacttttgtatattttcttactttacttgcatgtagtacacaactaaaccggtaatttataattgcgtaatttacatttctatgtaatagttttcttagtaatgtaggaaactttaggcctatttttagttcatttactttagacatatttgtaaaaggctgtttgttttctaaataaaaaaataaaaaaaaaaaacaactcctgtatgttaaattacgtcatttttgcgtcaacggcacgAAAACTACGGGCCCTGTTTATAAGTGTTGCAAATATGTTCACGGTGTAATAGAACCCTCCAGTCCGGTCCCGGTCCAGTGCTGCCGGTGCAGGTTACATGTTCTCGAACTGGTCGACGCGGCGCTTGGTGTTGCCCTTGCGGATCTCGCGGAGGGTCTTGTACTTGTCGCGGCCCTGGCGCACGTTCTCGCGGTGGATCTTGTCCATGGCGGTCTCCTTTGTCTCGTCGCGGGATTGTGCGAGGTCTTGCTTCAGGGCCTGAATAATAAATGGAAGGTTTagcattttatttacagttatttattatgatttactTCTAGCtgtatcattttaaaaatatttgagaaGGGGAGGTATTAAATTTTTGCATGCCTATtaaagtacatataaatattattgatactaaataaattttttttatacgtcggtggcaaacaagcatacggcctgccggatggtaagcagtctccgtagcctatgtacacctgcaactccagaggcgttacatgcacgttgccgaccctaaccccacccccctcgttgagctctggcaaccttactcaccggcaggaacacaacactatgagtagggtcaagtgttatttggctgcggttttctgtaaggtggaggtacttccccagttgggctctgctctagatctggaatgacatccgctgtgctgtgccctaccacacaaggcgagatgacattcacattgcccatacctctcttatggacgtagtttaaggacatatccgGGTCCAGGTAAATTTGTTATCCACTAttctttattatattactttattttattagatcGAATTATTATGACATAATGAAATAGTACTTTGGAGGTGTTACGGTCatattttatgatgttttaaaaatagtatgtatacaaaataaatttgaaagcGGAAAACAACATAACAGACGGTATCGTCATTATAAAGTGATCTCCTACGTATTTCTAAACAGTTTGCAAAAGCGTTTAGGAAagtataaattcaaatttagatGAAATGATGCCGGAATCAGATACCGCGCTCGAATAACAATCTatcggaataaataaataatataaataaatataataggacattaattacacaaattgactaagtcctacagtaagctcaataaggcttgtgttgagggtacttagacaacgatatatataatatataaatatttataaatacttaaatacatagaaaacacccatgattcaggaacaaatattcatgctcatcacacgaataaatgcccttaacaggatttgaatccgggaccatcagcttcgtaggcagggtcactacccactaggccaaaccggtcgtcaatcgaATCGCCAAATCGAATATGTCGattatttgacatttaacaaaattttaaattcggatatcataaaaaataataaaaatgcctaAAATTGTAGGAGAAAATGAGTGGTGTCGTAGTTAGGGTCCCTACCCTACTATATGTCATGTGTTGCGGAAGAGTACTTCGGCGTTCCTGGGACCTCGCCCTATAGCACTGAGGCGgcaacagaggggttttagtgggtaaaccatgggtcTCATCAGCCTATATGACTGACTGCCTATATGAcggactgtttgtttcttaaataaataaatataaataaatatatgggagtcccacataaccatcccaggCCCGTCCCCGCGTCTGGGGGGTATGCGAAACGCatttcccctcttaaaaaaaaagggtATATGTCATGTGACCGCCGGAGCGGGAGCGGGAGCAGGAGCAGGAGCAGGTACCTTGAGCTGGCTGTGCAGGCGCTCGTTGCGCTCGGCCAGCGTGCGGCGCTCCTCCACGGGGTCCACCAGGTCGTCGGGCGCGCCGGCCAGCTCCTGGCCGCCCGCGTCCGAGCCGCCGTCCGAGCCCGCGTCGTCCTTGCCCTCCGCCACGTGGTGGTGCGAGGGCGTCACCGCCGCCGCCAGCAGCGCCGCCGCCTCGTCCTGACAACAACGTTAAACCACCTTCACTTTTTGTTGTCATAAACACtaatataaaaacatacataataggTTTCAAGAAAatctataatagtattttatgcaacagttgtataagaagggtcaaaaaaggcgagtggcgtgagttacaatgtgagccggagccgaaggcgtaggcgaacattgtaaaggaatacgccacgagatttttttgacctacttatacaacgttgcatacaatatttttcctacgagtcaacaaaaataaatcttaatttaggtaaacaaattacagcaaaagtatatagccaagacgcgcgagcataccttgttccgcgcccggcccgccccgggccgcggccggccggtcggcgacacctcctcgtaactcatgaggccctggtacttgctacttgctaaataaattttttggacagttttttctcaattttggccaccgtagcctacgaagactaacaagcaacgctaagcgatcttcgtagtctatgggtgttgctatattacgggtgtcacatgcgggtttctgacttatgaagtaattatttttactatgcaaccaaatgaatattttgtaagttggcatcaatgcacttagtttaaaaccgtattcgttttggttttgttaggttggtagccattaatcgcaataacgttatagcgtataaaagcacaagagcttttatgaggaatagacaatatagacttttcttgaaatctttttttcgtgttaatgaatgcataaatgacagataacagtagaggagtaggaaaatatatatatatatatatatatatatatatatatatatatatatatatatatatattatatataaagggtgtagcaggatagcctaggaaaaattgcccccagcgattttgggccgaaactgtaatcaaacgatgctttttggggaggttatactctgcacaaagtttcatccctctgttaccccctgggggtgaaaaacacccgattaaccccaaaactgttttaattattttttcctaaactatgaaagtgacgaatttcaaattttgtacaaatattaataagactaaaagctatgtgcaaaaaaaatattaacctcctaaccattgaaattcttgtaacaaaaaacaaaaataaaaaaagaatcaccctgtatatcaagtttggctcatggtacacacactattttttttttttcaaaaatgaaccaatttatattctacattatacaaaagtttcatggacctactccagaaggaacattgcgaaattaatatgtattggctcaaGAATTTCAAttgttagggggttaatattttttttgcacatagcttttagtcttattaatatttgtacaaaatttgaaattagtcactttcatagtttacgaaaaaataattaaaacagttttggggttaatcgggtgtttttcacccccagggggtaacagagggatgaaactttgtgcagagtataacctccccaaaaggcatcgtttgattacagtttcggcccaaaatcgctgggggcaatttttcctaggctatcctgctacaccctttacgcttttgttatgtacgctataagtttacactattattattttttcaattgtacatcgaataatttaaaattaggaaactataggtctataacgaaatcaatccatagctattagctaagttgctcatatgtttattttaagactgcttgtttctcaataaattaaaaaaaaaaatctacattcTAATCCTCATAATTACATACACGCCTCAAATCTCAAAATCCTTCTCGTCGACATCTGACCGCACAACACttcttacttttattttgtattcgtCTTTTTGTCTAATATTAATGCCACGCATAAAGAAATTATCCTCTTATATTCCTCTTATTCGTTTTTCTACTTCCAGCTTAATAGTGGGTTACAACAATTTGGTGCCCGTGACCAGGATTTCAGAAGCCGTTTATCTATAATAATGTTACCTGTTGCCTGCGCGCCTCCTCGACCTCCTCCTGCAGCCGCCGAGTCTCCGAGTCCTTCTCCTCGACCTCCTGCTGGATGCGGGAAACCTCTTCTTGTTTGGTGCGGATCTCCTCTTCGAGCTTAGCGCGCTCCGCGGCCTCCATATTCTGAAATCAtcattaaataatatacataaggtTTGTTCATATATATGTTAGCATTCTTTTCTCATTGTGATATCTGATGGTAAATTCATATCACAACTGCATACCCTTAAAGACACCTCAACAGTTTAGATCTGGATACCTTGGTCTCCTCGAGGCGGGTCATCATGGCCTGCAGCTCATTCTGGCGCTGTTCCAGCTCCTCCTTGGCAGCTTGCAGCTGGCGGAGCTGTTCCTCTAGCCGTCTGATCATGTCCTGAGCTTCGATCAGATTTGCCTGTAAGAATACAAATAACTTTCTGTCaaaaatgattatcattatATTTTGGCCGACTTTAAATTACGCGTCCGAAATCGTCAAAATGAATCATGAGTCCAAAATCGAGGGgttaaaaaaaaccaataacaACTATCCAGTCTTAACTTCATGTTGTGCTTGATGCTACCAATCAATTGTTTTGACATCTGGAATaatccagtacccctagtgtaaatttaatggacatcataacgtgacgaacgcgtttgcgttaagtctcattttgtataggattttgagtttccaaaacgtcccgcttggcgcgctctttctaaatccaatacaaaatgagattaaacgcaaacgcgtacgtcacgtttcgaaatcgctAAGGTAAGGTAGgttagtaaggttgccagagctcaacgaggggggtggggttagggtcggcaacgcgcatgtaactcctctgaagttgcaggtgtacataggctacggagactgcttaccatcaggcaggccgtatgcttgtttgccaccgacgtagtataaaaaaaaattacactaggggtactgatgtcaaAACAACACACGTACTTTACGTattagtgatgggtaggacatcaatttaaaatgagtttgtatgagtacctcattctctaaaatgaggtgttacaatgtcttacttcaaatgaggagaggtactagcacttttgcagcatcgactattccatcaactccaacggcagcaaaccatatttaatgtaaatacatatttaggcattgctaaacttccttttaaatatttacttggagtgcaattctggaggtttaaaacagaactttaacaacagaagacatacatttaagaatcaaactaaggagttaaagtacatacatcctattgcaacttaatttgatgcttttatgaaacttgttctaatttagcagtttattatttttattgttagattgttcagtatcaatccttgctacttgatatcattttaagtttaacattcatatattgaaataaatactaaccataaactaccaaacaaacaattaacaaactaaggagaacaaatccaataatttttgtaccattattattatatagaaattactaacttaccacctcataatttatcagtaataatagcattgtaatatgataacaaacgaaagcctcaataacgttcgcgcggtaatgccaccggcgtgtaatatacacttgatttttgtatgcaaaagacacaaagaaagacccacaggtatattttatcgcgaaaacaatgttactatattgttattttggaataattataagaatggtcactgatcactatttataaaacacaactaaagattacgaacaactttttcgagtttctcgtactataaatatgtcaaaatcataaatgatcgaaatactatacgaagcacgttaacaaaaagtattacaaattcaaatcgttaaaatgtacatgtttatttcacctatacaaattatatttacttttttattaataaactaatgtaaaatatcatattttgtgtacgccactatatatatttcaataatttaaataatattttggtctcttaaacgataactgttttaagctagcttcgtaaatgcccagtgagacttggttggaatttcaatcgcttatcaagtaaccatttcactgtccagtctaattgattcagattatacatgacaccagcaatatgaaccttgaggtcaggttatactggtatgcgcgttagtacaataatagctaacaaatatggaggcctaccgcgaaccacgaagttttgctttgctgtcgcacttacgtatgaaattacaagtgcgacagagagaaaaaactttcttcggtaggttctttgatgacttagatttttcgcttttgacaagtaacttagcaatgctaggatcaaaatggcgtaatatgtatgtaagcttgcggacgcttacgcttgttttctttcgtgtttcatttttaacgtattttcgatgaggtgttattgaagcacggcgcgtgtctgtctcactccctctttcggtaaatctaattcattgtttcattttgaaaggatttttgaggggatgtcacagtgaggcgaagGCGAggtacaaacacaacgcatttctcggtggaccttttgtccttgcaataaggtttgtagttgggcagttgatagtgtgagcgatgaatacgatgacgtcaatgactcatttcttcatttgaatgtcggcaagcaccgagcgcctcgcgactctcttgcgagttgtgaggaacgcgagtgagtttgaaaggctgagagttttttttcaaatttgaagtgtttgaatggtttgagtggtaagagctgtgtgtgatgcgcgcgagtaaatgagtaaaattaattgaggagtgatgtatgacatttatgcggtgtgaagttctgcgacaatttaactaaatgagtggtacaaatgaagtgcctcacgagtgagcaactcaacactattACGTATATAATACGTATTTGCGAAGTTTCTTATTGATATGAATACTTAAAGTAGGTTTAAAACgactttgaaattaaaaaaaatggatgtTACATACGCAACCCTCTTAGGGTTCCAGTTTcgggctacggaacccttataaaagGAGGTTTTAAAAAATTACTGACACTTTATTATATGATTTCGCACTTTTCGCTGCttgttttaagaaataaaattaatattgaaccGTACCTGTGAGCGTTCCATCTCCTCTTGCATGTGTTTGAGACGGTCCTCATATTCTTGTTGTTTCTTTTCCGCGCGTTCGCGTGCCGCGATCTCCAGCTGGAGTTTCTCTCTGAAAACAAAATATACCTTTTATAAACAACGGAACAAAGACGGAAATAAATACCCTTTCTTTATATCTGCTTTCTCTTAAACTTTTGTCTAGTAAAATATGTGTGTGACCAATTATATCTTTCCCCCAAACTACAGGTACGGatgtattaagatttttttccgGACTATGCAAAAGCTTTTGACCATCTTTACCCTTTTCCTTATTATCTAatcgtaatatttttatatatgaagTCTAGTTTATCGGCTTAactcttcaaaatattttccagaaCGAAAACAAAGCACACTTATTCGATCCCACCCCTCAGTCTTCTCTAATAAAATTTGGTGTCCCACAAGGTAGCGTCCTAGGAGCAACAGTATTGCTGCTAAGCAAAAGTAACTGACCTCTGTGCCTGTTTGGCGAGCTTCTCCTCCCTGGCCTGGGCCTTCATCTGCTGCACGTCGATGGTGTCGGGCTTGCGCCGGCGCATGTATAGCTCGTGGTTGCCCATGCACAGCGCGAGGATGCGCTTGTTGACGCGCACGCGCGGCGCGAAGAACACGAAGTCGGGCGCCTTCTTGTCGATGGGCTTGATGATGAACTTGCGGTCGTTGAACGAGATGTTGCGGATCTCGGACCAGGGGAAACCGATCTTTGGGGTCAGTCTGGAAGTACACGATTTTATGATGAGCATACATACCAGAATTGCAATAGCACCAACAattggaaatgaaaaaaaaagataaataatgcTGATTAAAGGAACATATCAGACACCTAGACTTTGtatgaaattaacaaaataatgattgaaatagaaaataacaaatacCAACTCTTAAGATGCTATTGAACTGTAATGTTCAGAATACTGCTTTATTTGGAAATATTTGCTATGTAGGGTGGTAATAAATTATCGATCTTGCATTTTTCAGATATCGAAAAAAATAACATCTCAATGGTGCATTTAGAGTTCTTCTCTACATACTTTCTCACTCGTGTTCGTTCACATACCTACTTGCGGTTATATTTTTGTCTTCCTCATATTCTTTACTTTCTTGAGTACTTTTTGATTTAAAATCTGtatctatttaaaattttcgCGTTCTCGTTTTTTCTTTacatctttatctttattactTACTTGTCGTCCTTCTCATAGATATTAAGCCCGAGAGCGTCAACACCGAGCCACAGCTCCGTGGTCTTCTTGTTCCTGATCTCGAAGTAGTTGACTCCGTACATCTCCAGGTCCTGTGCGATCTTCAGGTATTCCATCATGGCGTCTTCGCGAAGCATGCCACGGTGTTCTTGCCACCAGTTGGTTATGCTTTGTTCCCATTCGTCGCGGGACATCTGGCGAAGAAAAATTACACTTAGATTAAAAaagaaatgatgatgatgattaaattCGCAACATTTTCCATACTTTTGAAGACAATTGGTCACTTAGGCTAACGTAATTATCTAAAACCATACGCATGAAGACGACTCAAGTAACATGCGGTTTATCAAGGATGGTTGGTATAGATCCACAGATAAAGCACTGAGACGGCGCGAATTAAGTATGCATTCAATTCGAACGAGAAATGTCAACAGCTCTTCAAGTCTATAATGCGATACAAGTGTTTTTGCTCTTAATATTCTACACGCTGCCAAAATTATTCTCCTGCACTAACCTTGTGCTGGTCGGTGACTCGCTGCGGCAACAGACGGTCGTTGGCGAGGAACCCGGGCCCGTGCAGGCCGGGGTTGTGGTCGCCGTGTCTCGCTTGCACCGCGTATGATGCGAGCAGGACGGAAGTTTCGGGCGGGCAGTAGATCTCGTCTGACAGGATGGCGTTCTTCACCTGGAAAATAGAAGATAGGAGCATAAAGTATGAGTTTTGAGAATAactgtgaaaataaaatatatagtgatatgacgaccggtttggcctagtgggtagtgacc
Proteins encoded:
- the LOC133520854 gene encoding moesin/ezrin/radixin homolog 1 isoform X1, translating into MVAGGKQMNVRVTTMDAELEFAIQQTTTGKQLFDQVVKTIGLREVWFFGLQYTDSKGDLTWIKLYKKVMQQDVKKENPLQFKFRAKFYPEDVADELIQEITLKLFYLQVKNAILSDEIYCPPETSVLLASYAVQARHGDHNPGLHGPGFLANDRLLPQRVTDQHKMSRDEWEQSITNWWQEHRGMLREDAMMEYLKIAQDLEMYGVNYFEIRNKKTTELWLGVDALGLNIYEKDDKLTPKIGFPWSEIRNISFNDRKFIIKPIDKKAPDFVFFAPRVRVNKRILALCMGNHELYMRRRKPDTIDVQQMKAQAREEKLAKQAQREKLQLEIAARERAEKKQQEYEDRLKHMQEEMERSQANLIEAQDMIRRLEEQLRQLQAAKEELEQRQNELQAMMTRLEETKNMEAAERAKLEEEIRTKQEEVSRIQQEVEEKDSETRRLQEEVEEARRQQDEAAALLAAAVTPSHHHVAEGKDDAGSDGGSDAGGQELAGAPDDLVDPVEERRTLAERNERLHSQLKALKQDLAQSRDETKETAMDKIHRENVRQGRDKYKTLREIRKGNTKRRVDQFENM
- the LOC133520854 gene encoding moesin/ezrin/radixin homolog 1 isoform X2, giving the protein MPKSMNVRVTTMDAELEFAIQQTTTGKQLFDQVVKTIGLREVWFFGLQYTDSKGDLTWIKLYKKVMQQDVKKENPLQFKFRAKFYPEDVADELIQEITLKLFYLQVKNAILSDEIYCPPETSVLLASYAVQARHGDHNPGLHGPGFLANDRLLPQRVTDQHKMSRDEWEQSITNWWQEHRGMLREDAMMEYLKIAQDLEMYGVNYFEIRNKKTTELWLGVDALGLNIYEKDDKLTPKIGFPWSEIRNISFNDRKFIIKPIDKKAPDFVFFAPRVRVNKRILALCMGNHELYMRRRKPDTIDVQQMKAQAREEKLAKQAQREKLQLEIAARERAEKKQQEYEDRLKHMQEEMERSQANLIEAQDMIRRLEEQLRQLQAAKEELEQRQNELQAMMTRLEETKNMEAAERAKLEEEIRTKQEEVSRIQQEVEEKDSETRRLQEEVEEARRQQDEAAALLAAAVTPSHHHVAEGKDDAGSDGGSDAGGQELAGAPDDLVDPVEERRTLAERNERLHSQLKALKQDLAQSRDETKETAMDKIHRENVRQGRDKYKTLREIRKGNTKRRVDQFENM